The window TTTGGGAATAATTTTAACAGCTAATACAGCAATTTGATTTTTCATGGAATTTTTCAGGTATACAAGACGTACCTTTTTAACGGAGGGATTATATGTTAAAAAGGATATTGATTATTGTTGGAATACTCATAGTGGGTATAGCCTCATTTATCCTGTTAAATAACCTTTTAGAAAGTGATAGTGCTGTTGCAAATAAAGAGGAACAAAAACCTTCATTTTCTAAAGAAGAAAAACTAACTCATTCTATATTGAACTCGATAACTGAAAAAATTCATGAGAAATATAAGGACTTGAAGTTTTCTGTAGGTTCGTCCTCAACGAAAGAATTGAAGATACAAGTTTCAGAGAATGAGGAATATTTCAATTCAATTAAAAGGGAAATTGAAACCATTGCAAAAATTGAAATTAAACCATCTATATTAAAAGACTATACAGTTTTAGTAATGAGATTGGATTTATCTCTTTTGAATGAAGAACTTCGAAAAAATAATAAAGAACTTTTACTTTTAACACACACTATATGGATAGGTCTAAAAGAAGAATACGACATAGTTGAAGATATAAATATCGAATACCAAAAATCCATTACTATTTATACATCAATAAAAGGTACAGGTAAGGATGCACAAAAGTTGGCAATGGAAATTGAAGAAACAATAAATAAAACCTTACAATCTAAAGAACTAGATTCATTACCTCAAATTGACTCTTATGAAATTAAAATATTAAATACCAAAGGAAAAGTAGTAAATTAGCCAACTTATAAAGCTGTACAAAATTCGTATCACTTTTTAATAATGGGACGAGTGACTTTTGTGTAACAACGATTTATAAAGTATACAAAACAAACCTAATAAACGTTCCCAAATGGTAGTTAGGGAACCACCCCCCCATTCAATTGAATGAGTGGGTTTTTTGGCTGCTTATGAACAGTAAGTACCCAAACGACGCTTTGGCTGTATTTTTCATTCTGGAGGGTATTTATATGTTTTTAAGTGTGTGTGATTTACTAATTTAACTTCAGGTCCAGAAGAAATTTCATAGGTCATTCTGTCTTTCCCTATTGGAATCCATTGCCCGCCATCAGTAGGCTCTATGTCAAATGTAATTTGCAATTGGAAGCCACGAAAGCCATTAATTCTTCTTGTTTCTAACACCTCAATTTTCCAAGGGGCGACACTAGGTGAAAAATCCTTTACAATCTTTGGATAATAATAGTTACGCAAATCATTTTCAATATAAGGAGTCAGCATATTCATAAGCATATCCTGTAATCTAAGTTCTTCAGAGTCCTGAGTTGGTACAACTGATGATAAGTGAAAAATAGCTCAATTATGGTTCCTAAAGAAAAAGGGATGTACGTTTATCATGTAATAGCTAATTGGGAAAAGGGAAATGGGAACTATGCCTTCTCAATAGAAGTAAAATAAATAGACCTTTCTTTAACTAACGGGGGCTTTACTTGAAGATCATTGAGTTGCATAGGCAGCTCTTTTTTTCTTATTGAACTAAAGGAGCAGGATAGTGGAAGAAGGAAATTGATGAAAAGTGAAGAATTTTATAAATAAAAAGAGGTGAAAATTCGTGGATAAATTGCTTCAACATTTACAAAGAGTTGGCGTAAATTACATAAAAAGTGATAGTATAATTTTTTTAGAAATTTTAGAGAACAGACTTCATTTTGCTTCTGAAATAGATGAACTTATAAATGAACTTTTAGATAAATTACAAAGTAGTAAACTGAAAAAAGTTAGGTTTGAGTGTCCTAAAATTCTTTTAGATAGCTTAAATTGTACTAGTACTAAAATGGATATTATTGGTGAAAGGGTTATATATAAGAGATCTTTAATGACACCATTAAATGTTTCAATACCAGAATATGAAGTATGGTCATTTTCTGAGAATAACTCTATCTTTTTTTTATCTGAAGTGATGGGTACAAGTTTTATTGATACAGAGAGGTTTTTAACTGGAATGAGGACCGAACTCCCGTCACAAGTAAAGGAAATGTTTACAGTGTATATAGTTAATAATGAACCTGTTGGTGTAGTTTTACCCCATATAGAACCAAATACAGATAATGAAGGACGCATTTTTTGGATAGGCATTCATCCTAATTTTCTGGGTACAGGATTGGGAAAGAACTTACATTCAATAGGATTATACAGATTGAAAAATGAATTTAGAGCCAAGTCTTATTTAGGAATGACTCAAGTTAACAATATTCCAATGAGAAATATAATGGTTTCAAACGGATGCATTCAAAATAAAAACACAGTAATTTCTTTACAATATTCTATTTAGGAATTAGTTTATTCGTTTAGTAAAATAAGTATGGGATATTCGTGTATTATTATTACGATGTTTTCTTTTTTATATTCAGGGGTTCTTATTGAAATACGACGGAGCAGTTAAGTTAAAAAAGCAGAAAGGGGAATAACGATGGAAAGAGTTAATTTCTTT is drawn from Solibacillus sp. R5-41 and contains these coding sequences:
- a CDS encoding GNAT family N-acetyltransferase produces the protein MDKLLQHLQRVGVNYIKSDSIIFLEILENRLHFASEIDELINELLDKLQSSKLKKVRFECPKILLDSLNCTSTKMDIIGERVIYKRSLMTPLNVSIPEYEVWSFSENNSIFFLSEVMGTSFIDTERFLTGMRTELPSQVKEMFTVYIVNNEPVGVVLPHIEPNTDNEGRIFWIGIHPNFLGTGLGKNLHSIGLYRLKNEFRAKSYLGMTQVNNIPMRNIMVSNGCIQNKNTVISLQYSI
- a CDS encoding DUF3888 domain-containing protein; translated protein: MLMNMLTPYIENDLRNYYYPKIVKDFSPSVAPWKIEVLETRRINGFRGFQLQITFDIEPTDGGQWIPIGKDRMTYEISSGPEVKLVNHTHLKTYKYPPE